One window of Mus caroli chromosome 11, CAROLI_EIJ_v1.1, whole genome shotgun sequence genomic DNA carries:
- the Slc16a13 gene encoding monocarboxylate transporter 13: MVRRAEPPDGGWGWMVVLSAFFQSALVFGVLRSFGVFFVEFVAAFEEQAARVSWIASIGIAVQQFGSPIGSALSTKLGPRPVVMTGGILAALGMLLASFATSLTHLYLSIGLLSGSGWALTFTPTLACLSRYFSQRRSLAMGLALTGVGISSFAFAPLFQWLINNYAWRGALLLVSALSLHLMACGALLRPLSLTEDAAVGGPGAQITSLLRHGPFLRYTAALTLINTGFFIPYVHLVAHLQDLGWDPLPAAFLLSVAAVSDLVGRVASGWLGDAVPGPVARLLMLWTTLTGVSLALFPVAQASSTLVVLAVAYGFTSGALTPVAFSVLPELVGTGRIYCGMGLVQMIESIGGLLGAPLSGYLRDVTGNYTASFVVAGAFLLAGSGVLITLPHFFSCISVSTSRPQDLVIEAPDTKIPLPKEEGLGED, translated from the exons ATGGTGCGCAGGGCTGAGCCCCCCGACGGGGGCTGGGGATGGATGGTGGTGCTCTCAGCGTTCTTCCAGTCGGCGCTCGTGTTTGGGGTGCTCCGTTCCTTCGGTGTCTTCTTCGTGGAATTTGTGGCGGCGTTTGAGGAGCAGGCAGCCAGAGTCTCCTGGATCGCTTCCATAGGGATCGCGGTGCAGCAGTTTGGGA GCCCAATAGGCAGTGCCCTGAGCACGAAGCTGGGGCCCAGGCCTGTGGTGATGACTGGGGGCATCTTGGCTGCGCTGGGGATGCTGCTTGCTTCATTTGCTACCTCCTTGACCCACCTATACCTGAGTATTGGGCTGCTGTCAG GCTCCGGCTGGGCCCTGACCTTCACTCCGACCCTGGCCTGCCTTTCCCGTTACTTCTCTCAGCGTCGATCTCTGGCCATGGGGCTGGCCCTGACTGGAGTGGGCATCTCCTCTTTTGCATTTGCCCCCCTCTTCCAGTGGCTGATCAACAACTATGCCTGGAGAGGGGCCCTCTTGCTAGTGTCTGCCCTCTCACTACACCTGATGGCCTGTGGTGCTCTCCTCCGCCCACTCTCCCTGACTGAAGATGCTGCTGTGGGTGGCCCTGGGGCCCAGATCACCTCCCTCCTCCGCCATGGTCCCTTCCTCCGATACACTGCTGCCCTCACCCTGATCAACACTGGCTTCTTCATTCCCTACGTCCACCTGGTGGCCCATCTGCAGGACCTGGGCTGGGACCCACTGCCTGCCGCCTTCCTACTTTCAGTGGCTGCTGTTTCTGACCTCGTGGGGCGTGTGGCATCTGGTTGGCTGGGAGATGCAGTCCCAGGGCCTGTGGCCAGGCTTCTGATGCTCTGGACCACCCTGACTGGGGTGTCACTAGCCCTGTTTCCTGTTGCTCAGGCTTCCTCAACCCTCGTAGTCCTGGCTGTGGCCTATGGCTTCACATCAGGAGCCCTGACCCCAGTGGCCTTCTCCGTGCTTCCTGAACTGGTGGGGACTGGAAGGATTTACTGTGGTATGGGACTGGTGCAGATGATCGAGAGTATCGGGGGGCTGCTGGGGGCTCCTCTATCAG GCTATCTCCGGGATGTGACAGGCAACTACACGGCTTCTTTTGTGGTGGCCGGGGCCTTCCTACTCGCAGGAAGTGGAGTTCTTATCACCCTGCCCCATTTCTTCTCCTGCATCTCAGTTTCTACCTCCAGACCCCAGGACCTTGTGATAGAGGCACCAGATACCAAAATTCCCCTGCCcaaggaggaggggctgggagaggACTAA
- the Slc16a11 gene encoding LOW QUALITY PROTEIN: monocarboxylate transporter 11 (The sequence of the model RefSeq protein was modified relative to this genomic sequence to represent the inferred CDS: inserted 3 bases in 2 codons; substituted 1 base at 1 genomic stop codon), which produces MRGXPAGQRLQPGSSCVHSRRQVARAPVVISVYRRERSKLGSISXLASCSAEPCLPXKRGENPAEPTFALSLPPTPGEVGPGSRAHAPGDVPSLGEQPEAGSQGRQLPSGGPGVETSFTGVSPPQQTAMTPKPAGPPDGGWGWVVAAAAFAVNGLSYGLLRSLGLALPDLAEHFERSAQDTAWVSALALAVQQAASPVGSALSTRWGARPVVMVGGVLTSLGLVFSAFARSLLHLYLGLGLLAGSGWALVFAPALGTLSRYFSRRRVLAVGLALTGNGASSLLLAPALQFLLDTFGWRGALLLLGAVTLHLTPCGALLRPLALSGDPLSPPRTPLAALGLGLFKRRAFSVFALGTALIGGGYFVPYVHLGPHALDQGMGGYGAALVVAVAAVGDACARLVSGWLADQGWVPLPRLLVVFGSLTGLGVLAMGLVPTVGTEEGWGAPLLAAAGAYGLSAGSYAPLVFGVLPGLVGIGGVVQATGLVMMLMSLGGLLGPPLSGFLRDKTGDFSASFLVCSSFILSGSFIYMGLPRALPSCRPASPPATPPPERGELLPVPQVSLLSAGGAGSIRDTTC; this is translated from the exons ATGCGTGGGTAGCCGGCCGGGCAAAGATTGCAACCCGGCTCTTCTTGCGTGCACAGCCGACGGCAG GTGGCTCGGGCCCCTGTGGTGATCTCTGTTTACCGGAGAGAGCGGTCCAAGTTGGGCTCCATCTC GCTGGCTAGCTGCTCCGCAGAACCCTGCCTGC GAAAGCGCGGAGAAAATCCGGCTGAACCCACCTTCGCCCTTTCCCTACCCCCAACGCCGGGAGAGGTCGG GCCTGGTTCCCGCGCCCATGCTCCGGGCGACGTGCCCTCCCTGGGCGAGCAGCCCGAGGCTGGATCTCAGGGACGTCAGCTCCCTAGCGGAGGCCCAGGCGTGGAGACTTCATTCACAGGTGTTTCCCCACCCCAGCAGACGGCGATGACCCCCAAGCCGGCCGGACCCCCGGAcgggggctggggctgggtggTGGCGGCCGCAGCATTCGCCGTGAACGGGCTCTCCTACGGGCTCTTACGCTCCCTGGGCCTTGCCCTCCCCGACCTCGCGGAGCACTTTGAACGAAGCGCCCAGGACACTGCGTGGGTCAGCGCCCTGGCCTTGGCCGTGCAGCAGGCAGCCA GCCCAGTGGGCAGCGCCCTGAGCACTCGCTGGGGGGCACGCCCCGTGGTGATGGTTGGGGGAGTCCTAACCTCGCTTGGCTTGGTCTTCTCGGCTTTCGCCCGAAGCCTCCTGCACCTCTACCTCGGCCTGGGCCTCCTCGCTG GCTCTGGCTGGGCCCTGGTGTTTGCACCAGCCCTGGGTACCCTCTCTCGGTACTTCTCCCGCCGTCGGGTCTTGGCGGTAGGGTTGGCGCTCACCGGTAATGGGGCATCCTCGCTGCTCCTGGCACCTGCCTTGCAGTTCCTCCTTGATACTTTCGGCTGGCGGGGTGCCTTGCTCCTCCTTGGCGCTGTCACCCTTCACCTCACACCCTGTGGCGCCTTGCTACGACCTTTAGCTCTCTCTGGTGACCCGCTGTCCCCACCTCGTACCCCCCTAGCTGCCCTTGGCCTAGGTCTGTTCAAGCGCCGGGCCTTTTCAGTCTTTGCTTTGGGCACCGCCTTGATCGGGGGCGGATACTTCGTCCCCTACGTTCATTTGGGTCCGCATGCTTTAGATCAGGGCATGGGTGGTTATGGGGCAGCGTTGGTGGTGGCTGTCGCTGCAGTGGGAGATGCCTGTGCCCGATTGGTCAGCGGATGGCTGGCAGACCAGGGCTGGGTGCCCCTTCCGAGGCTTCTGGTGGTGTTTGGGTCTCTGACTGGGTTAGGGGTACTAGCAATGGGATTAGTGCCCACCGTGGGGACAGAGGAGGGTTGGGGGGCCCCTCTGCTGGCCGCTGCTGGGGCCTATGGGCTGAGCGCTGGGAGTTATGCCCCACTGGTTTTCGGTGTGCTCCCGGGGCTGGTGGGCATTGGAGGTGTGGTGCAGGCCACAGGGCTGGTGATGATGCTGATGAGCCTCGGGGGACTCCTGGGCCCTCCTCTGTCAG GCTTCCTAAGGGATAAGACAGGAGACTTCAGTGCCTCTTTCCTGGTGTGCAGCTCTTTCATCCTCTCTGGCAGTTTCATCTACATGGGGCTGCCCAGAGCCCTCCCCTCCTGCCGTCCAGCCTCACCTCCAGCAACCCCTCCACCTGAGAGAGGGGAGCTGCTCCCAGTTCCACAAGTCTCCCTGCTTTCCGCGGGGGGCGCTGGCTCCATCCGGGATACCACTTGTTGA